In Cygnus atratus isolate AKBS03 ecotype Queensland, Australia chromosome 5, CAtr_DNAZoo_HiC_assembly, whole genome shotgun sequence, a single window of DNA contains:
- the MOB2 gene encoding MOB kinase activator 2 isoform X7, protein MDWLMGKSKGKPNGKKPAPEEKKLYLEPEYTKSRITDFEFKELVMLPREIDLNEWLASNTTTFFHHINLQYSTISEFCTGESCQTMAVCNTQYYWYDERGKKIKCTAPQYVDFVMSSVQKLVTDEDVFPTKYGKEFPNSFESLVKKICKYLFHVLAHIYSSHFKETLALELHGHLNTLYTHFILFIREFNLVDPKETTIMDDLTEVLCSSSGSSSNGSGNGSSNSAGAQNHVKER, encoded by the exons GAAGTCCAAGGGAAAGCCAAACGGTAAAAAGCCAGCACCGGAAGAGAAGAAGCTTTACTTAGAGCCAGAATACACAAAATCCAGAATTACTGACTTCGAATTTAAGGAGCTAGTGATGTTACCACGAGAAATAGACCTCAACGAGTGGCTAGCCAGCAACA caacaaCTTTCTTTCATCACATCAACTTACAATATAGTACAATCTCAGAATTCTGTACAGGAGAGTCGTGTCAGACCATGGCAGTGTGCAATAC ACAGTACTACTGGTATGATGAGCGGGGAAAGAAGATCAAGTGCACTGCTCCTCAGTATGTTGACTTCGTCATGAGTTCTGTGCAGAAACTAGTGACAGACGAGGACGTCTTTCCAACAAAATACG GCAAGGAATTCCCAAACTCGTTTGAGTCCTTAGTGAAGAAGATCTGCAAGTACCTGTTCCATGTGCTGGCCCATATTTACTCCTCACACTTTAAGGAGACTTTGGCACTGGAGCTGCACGGACATTTAAACACGCTCTACACACACTTTATCCTATTCATCAGGGAGTTCAACCTGGTGGACCCTAAAGAGACCACCATCATGGACGACCTCACAGAggtcctctgcagcagcagtgggagcagcaGTAACGGGAGCGGCAACGGGAGCAGCAACAGCGCAGGAGCACAGAACCACGTGAAAGAGAGATGA
- the MOB2 gene encoding MOB kinase activator 2 isoform X5: MDGRCPVWGSRPVLAAIFCGLPNRRKSKGKPNGKKPAPEEKKLYLEPEYTKSRITDFEFKELVMLPREIDLNEWLASNTTTFFHHINLQYSTISEFCTGESCQTMAVCNTQYYWYDERGKKIKCTAPQYVDFVMSSVQKLVTDEDVFPTKYGKEFPNSFESLVKKICKYLFHVLAHIYSSHFKETLALELHGHLNTLYTHFILFIREFNLVDPKETTIMDDLTEVLCSSSGSSSNGSGNGSSNSAGAQNHVKER, from the exons GAAGTCCAAGGGAAAGCCAAACGGTAAAAAGCCAGCACCGGAAGAGAAGAAGCTTTACTTAGAGCCAGAATACACAAAATCCAGAATTACTGACTTCGAATTTAAGGAGCTAGTGATGTTACCACGAGAAATAGACCTCAACGAGTGGCTAGCCAGCAACA caacaaCTTTCTTTCATCACATCAACTTACAATATAGTACAATCTCAGAATTCTGTACAGGAGAGTCGTGTCAGACCATGGCAGTGTGCAATAC ACAGTACTACTGGTATGATGAGCGGGGAAAGAAGATCAAGTGCACTGCTCCTCAGTATGTTGACTTCGTCATGAGTTCTGTGCAGAAACTAGTGACAGACGAGGACGTCTTTCCAACAAAATACG GCAAGGAATTCCCAAACTCGTTTGAGTCCTTAGTGAAGAAGATCTGCAAGTACCTGTTCCATGTGCTGGCCCATATTTACTCCTCACACTTTAAGGAGACTTTGGCACTGGAGCTGCACGGACATTTAAACACGCTCTACACACACTTTATCCTATTCATCAGGGAGTTCAACCTGGTGGACCCTAAAGAGACCACCATCATGGACGACCTCACAGAggtcctctgcagcagcagtgggagcagcaGTAACGGGAGCGGCAACGGGAGCAGCAACAGCGCAGGAGCACAGAACCACGTGAAAGAGAGATGA
- the MOB2 gene encoding MOB kinase activator 2 isoform X3, with protein sequence MFFVRSRQASSCCVFSGEHEAEYRTQQEQQGTFSLAGASSCNLLLRRFTKSKGKPNGKKPAPEEKKLYLEPEYTKSRITDFEFKELVMLPREIDLNEWLASNTTTFFHHINLQYSTISEFCTGESCQTMAVCNTQYYWYDERGKKIKCTAPQYVDFVMSSVQKLVTDEDVFPTKYGKEFPNSFESLVKKICKYLFHVLAHIYSSHFKETLALELHGHLNTLYTHFILFIREFNLVDPKETTIMDDLTEVLCSSSGSSSNGSGNGSSNSAGAQNHVKER encoded by the exons ATGTTTTTTG TGAGATCCAGGCaagcttccagctgctgtgttttctcaggTGAACACGAGGCTGAGTACAGGacgcagcaggagcagcaaggaACGTTCTCTCTGGCTGGAGCCAGTTCGTGTAACCTGCTGTTAAGACGCTTCAC GAAGTCCAAGGGAAAGCCAAACGGTAAAAAGCCAGCACCGGAAGAGAAGAAGCTTTACTTAGAGCCAGAATACACAAAATCCAGAATTACTGACTTCGAATTTAAGGAGCTAGTGATGTTACCACGAGAAATAGACCTCAACGAGTGGCTAGCCAGCAACA caacaaCTTTCTTTCATCACATCAACTTACAATATAGTACAATCTCAGAATTCTGTACAGGAGAGTCGTGTCAGACCATGGCAGTGTGCAATAC ACAGTACTACTGGTATGATGAGCGGGGAAAGAAGATCAAGTGCACTGCTCCTCAGTATGTTGACTTCGTCATGAGTTCTGTGCAGAAACTAGTGACAGACGAGGACGTCTTTCCAACAAAATACG GCAAGGAATTCCCAAACTCGTTTGAGTCCTTAGTGAAGAAGATCTGCAAGTACCTGTTCCATGTGCTGGCCCATATTTACTCCTCACACTTTAAGGAGACTTTGGCACTGGAGCTGCACGGACATTTAAACACGCTCTACACACACTTTATCCTATTCATCAGGGAGTTCAACCTGGTGGACCCTAAAGAGACCACCATCATGGACGACCTCACAGAggtcctctgcagcagcagtgggagcagcaGTAACGGGAGCGGCAACGGGAGCAGCAACAGCGCAGGAGCACAGAACCACGTGAAAGAGAGATGA
- the MOB2 gene encoding MOB kinase activator 2 isoform X6, with translation MEFIICSLCCCWKSKGKPNGKKPAPEEKKLYLEPEYTKSRITDFEFKELVMLPREIDLNEWLASNTTTFFHHINLQYSTISEFCTGESCQTMAVCNTQYYWYDERGKKIKCTAPQYVDFVMSSVQKLVTDEDVFPTKYGKEFPNSFESLVKKICKYLFHVLAHIYSSHFKETLALELHGHLNTLYTHFILFIREFNLVDPKETTIMDDLTEVLCSSSGSSSNGSGNGSSNSAGAQNHVKER, from the exons GAAGTCCAAGGGAAAGCCAAACGGTAAAAAGCCAGCACCGGAAGAGAAGAAGCTTTACTTAGAGCCAGAATACACAAAATCCAGAATTACTGACTTCGAATTTAAGGAGCTAGTGATGTTACCACGAGAAATAGACCTCAACGAGTGGCTAGCCAGCAACA caacaaCTTTCTTTCATCACATCAACTTACAATATAGTACAATCTCAGAATTCTGTACAGGAGAGTCGTGTCAGACCATGGCAGTGTGCAATAC ACAGTACTACTGGTATGATGAGCGGGGAAAGAAGATCAAGTGCACTGCTCCTCAGTATGTTGACTTCGTCATGAGTTCTGTGCAGAAACTAGTGACAGACGAGGACGTCTTTCCAACAAAATACG GCAAGGAATTCCCAAACTCGTTTGAGTCCTTAGTGAAGAAGATCTGCAAGTACCTGTTCCATGTGCTGGCCCATATTTACTCCTCACACTTTAAGGAGACTTTGGCACTGGAGCTGCACGGACATTTAAACACGCTCTACACACACTTTATCCTATTCATCAGGGAGTTCAACCTGGTGGACCCTAAAGAGACCACCATCATGGACGACCTCACAGAggtcctctgcagcagcagtgggagcagcaGTAACGGGAGCGGCAACGGGAGCAGCAACAGCGCAGGAGCACAGAACCACGTGAAAGAGAGATGA
- the MOB2 gene encoding MOB kinase activator 2 isoform X8: protein MGASAGKWCQTFCSASMAVYLKSKGKPNGKKPAPEEKKLYLEPEYTKSRITDFEFKELVMLPREIDLNEWLASNTTTFFHHINLQYSTISEFCTGESCQTMAVCNTQYYWYDERGKKIKCTAPQYVDFVMSSVQKLVTDEDVFPTKYGKEFPNSFESLVKKICKYLFHVLAHIYSSHFKETLALELHGHLNTLYTHFILFIREFNLVDPKETTIMDDLTEVLCSSSGSSSNGSGNGSSNSAGAQNHVKER from the exons GAAGTCCAAGGGAAAGCCAAACGGTAAAAAGCCAGCACCGGAAGAGAAGAAGCTTTACTTAGAGCCAGAATACACAAAATCCAGAATTACTGACTTCGAATTTAAGGAGCTAGTGATGTTACCACGAGAAATAGACCTCAACGAGTGGCTAGCCAGCAACA caacaaCTTTCTTTCATCACATCAACTTACAATATAGTACAATCTCAGAATTCTGTACAGGAGAGTCGTGTCAGACCATGGCAGTGTGCAATAC ACAGTACTACTGGTATGATGAGCGGGGAAAGAAGATCAAGTGCACTGCTCCTCAGTATGTTGACTTCGTCATGAGTTCTGTGCAGAAACTAGTGACAGACGAGGACGTCTTTCCAACAAAATACG GCAAGGAATTCCCAAACTCGTTTGAGTCCTTAGTGAAGAAGATCTGCAAGTACCTGTTCCATGTGCTGGCCCATATTTACTCCTCACACTTTAAGGAGACTTTGGCACTGGAGCTGCACGGACATTTAAACACGCTCTACACACACTTTATCCTATTCATCAGGGAGTTCAACCTGGTGGACCCTAAAGAGACCACCATCATGGACGACCTCACAGAggtcctctgcagcagcagtgggagcagcaGTAACGGGAGCGGCAACGGGAGCAGCAACAGCGCAGGAGCACAGAACCACGTGAAAGAGAGATGA
- the MOB2 gene encoding MOB kinase activator 2 isoform X1: MEDVLSGAAALSWLLSSVGSQTGVRSRQASSCCVFSGEHEAEYRTQQEQQGTFSLAGASSCNLLLRRFTKSKGKPNGKKPAPEEKKLYLEPEYTKSRITDFEFKELVMLPREIDLNEWLASNTTTFFHHINLQYSTISEFCTGESCQTMAVCNTQYYWYDERGKKIKCTAPQYVDFVMSSVQKLVTDEDVFPTKYGKEFPNSFESLVKKICKYLFHVLAHIYSSHFKETLALELHGHLNTLYTHFILFIREFNLVDPKETTIMDDLTEVLCSSSGSSSNGSGNGSSNSAGAQNHVKER, from the exons TGAGATCCAGGCaagcttccagctgctgtgttttctcaggTGAACACGAGGCTGAGTACAGGacgcagcaggagcagcaaggaACGTTCTCTCTGGCTGGAGCCAGTTCGTGTAACCTGCTGTTAAGACGCTTCAC GAAGTCCAAGGGAAAGCCAAACGGTAAAAAGCCAGCACCGGAAGAGAAGAAGCTTTACTTAGAGCCAGAATACACAAAATCCAGAATTACTGACTTCGAATTTAAGGAGCTAGTGATGTTACCACGAGAAATAGACCTCAACGAGTGGCTAGCCAGCAACA caacaaCTTTCTTTCATCACATCAACTTACAATATAGTACAATCTCAGAATTCTGTACAGGAGAGTCGTGTCAGACCATGGCAGTGTGCAATAC ACAGTACTACTGGTATGATGAGCGGGGAAAGAAGATCAAGTGCACTGCTCCTCAGTATGTTGACTTCGTCATGAGTTCTGTGCAGAAACTAGTGACAGACGAGGACGTCTTTCCAACAAAATACG GCAAGGAATTCCCAAACTCGTTTGAGTCCTTAGTGAAGAAGATCTGCAAGTACCTGTTCCATGTGCTGGCCCATATTTACTCCTCACACTTTAAGGAGACTTTGGCACTGGAGCTGCACGGACATTTAAACACGCTCTACACACACTTTATCCTATTCATCAGGGAGTTCAACCTGGTGGACCCTAAAGAGACCACCATCATGGACGACCTCACAGAggtcctctgcagcagcagtgggagcagcaGTAACGGGAGCGGCAACGGGAGCAGCAACAGCGCAGGAGCACAGAACCACGTGAAAGAGAGATGA
- the MOB2 gene encoding MOB kinase activator 2 isoform X2, with amino-acid sequence MFLLCGLSLRSRQASSCCVFSGEHEAEYRTQQEQQGTFSLAGASSCNLLLRRFTKSKGKPNGKKPAPEEKKLYLEPEYTKSRITDFEFKELVMLPREIDLNEWLASNTTTFFHHINLQYSTISEFCTGESCQTMAVCNTQYYWYDERGKKIKCTAPQYVDFVMSSVQKLVTDEDVFPTKYGKEFPNSFESLVKKICKYLFHVLAHIYSSHFKETLALELHGHLNTLYTHFILFIREFNLVDPKETTIMDDLTEVLCSSSGSSSNGSGNGSSNSAGAQNHVKER; translated from the exons TGAGATCCAGGCaagcttccagctgctgtgttttctcaggTGAACACGAGGCTGAGTACAGGacgcagcaggagcagcaaggaACGTTCTCTCTGGCTGGAGCCAGTTCGTGTAACCTGCTGTTAAGACGCTTCAC GAAGTCCAAGGGAAAGCCAAACGGTAAAAAGCCAGCACCGGAAGAGAAGAAGCTTTACTTAGAGCCAGAATACACAAAATCCAGAATTACTGACTTCGAATTTAAGGAGCTAGTGATGTTACCACGAGAAATAGACCTCAACGAGTGGCTAGCCAGCAACA caacaaCTTTCTTTCATCACATCAACTTACAATATAGTACAATCTCAGAATTCTGTACAGGAGAGTCGTGTCAGACCATGGCAGTGTGCAATAC ACAGTACTACTGGTATGATGAGCGGGGAAAGAAGATCAAGTGCACTGCTCCTCAGTATGTTGACTTCGTCATGAGTTCTGTGCAGAAACTAGTGACAGACGAGGACGTCTTTCCAACAAAATACG GCAAGGAATTCCCAAACTCGTTTGAGTCCTTAGTGAAGAAGATCTGCAAGTACCTGTTCCATGTGCTGGCCCATATTTACTCCTCACACTTTAAGGAGACTTTGGCACTGGAGCTGCACGGACATTTAAACACGCTCTACACACACTTTATCCTATTCATCAGGGAGTTCAACCTGGTGGACCCTAAAGAGACCACCATCATGGACGACCTCACAGAggtcctctgcagcagcagtgggagcagcaGTAACGGGAGCGGCAACGGGAGCAGCAACAGCGCAGGAGCACAGAACCACGTGAAAGAGAGATGA